The Elaeis guineensis isolate ETL-2024a chromosome 13, EG11, whole genome shotgun sequence genome includes a region encoding these proteins:
- the LOC105056271 gene encoding uncharacterized protein, with the protein METLEATETLRDNSSKKPSETQTLEPLGGPRVSELGFSLEEEPLAPAPGAEAKTLGSGLTLEAGEREELHSFAVGDFVWGKIKSHPWWPGQVYDPSRASDHAKRAHRRDRSVLVAYFGDDTFAWCHPAQLRPFVLEFQQMVKQSSSRSFVSAVEDVVGEIGRCLELELTCHCVPPEVRPASARGQVGRAPVANFAPLEFLEHLRDVACDVSVVDILEGAMLRSWVLAFGKGWSNGSAGYHRRRGIMDLVDKIDLDVPPGDLADSKEEEEYWITGSSVVKGPKISAEKLFRNRKKRSMAKLIAEMDLDAVEVSDGEDEKVEEKVKEKVDSGKRKKKTENEKGSEMENIGVKAEEEGGSGRRERKKSKYLSPPYTYLSGYTKYVASPRSAEMKTPRTSIDSSGPLSPKSQTILKCNCDTVQKEEDKMSPSFQVDSTSVHEILVEFLCTAVNPLHLKWNRLAKTIRGFFAIYRSCMYSSGSDCESYQKHLTESCGINGKTPTVHRPEVGKSEGKRKQKKDGPSGETRIVLGPDSVNHSKEGKVGRKRRARKDAAAAAAEPLVNLEPQIVDVPVEGKLSRRFRKGKDGANGESMVNLSQEPLSPSEAAKLGQKMVRRKGVANGKSPVELGHELSGRSQVGKSGQRRRKSRNAPNTLHVLDLDRAIANGPNEGKSGQKRRKKDGNNHGNPAALHMNFAPGITLPSRDDLISTFSKYGVLIESETELLQETGSARVVFVKSTDAEKAFNSLDKTGVFGPPYATYRLRYLPAISSPPSSPIPVPKPPLPYIRKSLERMISSLAGSSTSVKETGCSDGLKPEARDNLVGEMQGLLKKVNKMLNGPAAGTPF; encoded by the coding sequence ATGGAAACCCTGGAAGCCACTGAAACCCTACGCGACAACTCCTCCAAGAAGCCCTCCGAAACCCAAACCCTAGAACCCCTCGGGGGACCTAGGGTTTCGGAACTAGGGTTTTCGCTGGAGGAAGAACCCCTAGCTCCGGCGCCGGGGGCGGAAGCTAAAACCCTAGGGTCGGGGTTGACGCTGGAGGCCGGCGAGAGGGAGGAGCTGCACTCCTTCGCCGTCGGTGATTTCGTGTGGGGGAAGATCAAGAGCCATCCATGGTGGCCGGGCCAGGTGTACGACCCCTCTCGAGCGTCGGATCACGCCAAGAGGGCCCACCGGAGGGACCGGTCGGTGCTCGTGGCCTACTTCGGGGACGACACCTTTGCCTGGTGCCACCCGGCGCAGCTGCGGCCGTTCGTGCTGGAGTTCCAGCAGATGGTGAAGCAGAGCAGCTCCAGGAGCTTTGTCAGCGCGGTGGAGGACGTCGTGGGGGAGATTGGGCGGTGCCTCGAGCTCGAGCTCACTTGCCACTGCGTGCCCCCGGAGGTCCGGCCAGCGAGTGCGAGAGGCCAGGTCGGGAGGGCTCCGGTAGCAAATTTCGCGCCTTTGGAGTTCCTTGAGCATCTCCGTGATGTGGCGTGTGATGTTTCGGTGGTTGATATACTGGAAGGCGCGATGCTAAGGAGTTGGGTCTTGGCCTTTGGGAAGGGGTGGAGCAATGGTTCGGCCGGGTACCACCGTCGCCGGGGGATAATGGACCTGGTGGACAAGATTGATCTTGATGTCCCACCAGGGGACTTGGCTGACAgcaaggaggaggaggagtaTTGGATCACTGGGAGCAGTGTTGTGAAAGGGCCAAAGATATCGGCGGAGAAGTTGTTCAGGAACAGGAAGAAGAGAAGCATGGCGAAACTCATCGCCGAGATGGATTTGGATGCTGTTGAGGTTAGTGATGGTGAGGACGAGAAGGTAGAGGAGAAGGTGAAAGAGAAAGTGGACTCGGGGAAGCGGAAAAAGAAGACTGAGAATGAGAAAGGTTCAGAGATGGAGAATATTGGAGTCAAGGCTGAAGAAGAGGGTGGCTCGGGTAGACGGGAACGGAAGAAGAGCAAGTATTTGtcacctccctacacttatttgAGTGGGTATACGAAGTATGTGGCCTCACCTAGGAGTGCGGAGATGAAGACACCAAGGACAAGTATCGATTCCTCGGGGCCTTTGTCACCCAAGTCCCAGACAATTTTGAAATGCAACTGTGACACAGTTCAGAAGGAAGAGGATAAGATGAGTCCTTCATTCCAGGTTGATAGCACTTCGGTGCATGAGATTCTTGTGGAGTTCCTCTGCACAGCAGTCAATCCGCTTCACCTGAAATGGAATCGCTTGGCCAAGACAATCAGGGGCTTCTTTGCAATATATAGAAGCTGTATGTACTCTAGTGGCTCTGACTGTGAATCTTACCAAAAGCACCTGACTGAATCTTGTGGCATAAATGGAAAAACTCCTACAGTGCACAGGCCTGAAGTTGGGAAATCTGAGGGGAAGAGGAAGCAGAAGAAAGATGGGCCTAGTGGAGAAACTCGAATAGTTTTGGGTCCTGATTCCGTGAATCACTCTAAAGAAGGTAAGGTGGGAAGGAAGAGAAGGGCGAGGAAggatgctgctgctgctgctgctgaacCTCTGGTTAATTTGGAACCCCAGATTGTAGATGTTCCAGTGGAAGGTAAACTGTCACGGAGATTCAGAAAAGGCAAGGACGGCGCTAATGGTGAAAGCATGGTGAATTTGTCTCAGGAGCCTCTCAGCCCTTCAGAAGCAGCTAAATTGGGGCAGAAGATGGTTAGGAGAAAGGGAGTTGCTAATGGAAAATCTCCAGTGGAATTGGGTCATGAACTTAGTGGTCGCTCTCAAGTAGGTAAGTCTGGGCAGAGGAGGAGAAAAAGCAGAAATGCACCTAATACTTTGCATGTTCTCGATTTGGATCGTGCAATTGCTAATGGTCCGAATGAAGGTAAATCTGgccagaagaggaggaagaaggatGGAAATAACCATGGGAATCCAGCAGCTCTTCATATGAATTTTGCTCCGGGCATCACACTGCCATCCAGGGATGACCTTATCTCCACTTTTAGCAAGTACGGGGTCTTGATTGAGTCTGAGACCGAGTTGCTCCAAGAAACTGGCAGTGCTCGGGTGGTGTTTGTGAAAAGCACCGATGCAGAAAAGGCCTTTAATAGTTTAGACAAGACTGGAGTTTTTGGGCCCCCATATGCTACTTACCGCCTCCGCTATCTACCTGCGATAAGCTCTCCACCATCATCACCTATTCCTGTTCCAAAGCCTCCACTTCCTTACATAAGGAAGAGCCTTGAGAGGATGATTTCTTCTTTGGCTGGTTCTTCCACCTCAGTGAAAGAAACAGGATGTTCTGATGGGTTGAAGCCAGAGGCAAGAGATAACTTAGTTGGTGAGATGCAGGGCCTCCTCAAGAAGGTCAACAAGATGCTGAACGGACCTGCTGCTGGTACCCCTTTTTAG